A stretch of Gemmatimonadota bacterium DNA encodes these proteins:
- a CDS encoding quinolinate phosphoribosyl transferase yields the protein MNSQKPGSGAPPIPRRERLDPGIFEFPEADIRAGRYSDKYFVRSAEIVGTRDPPSVVAMQVFQRREAVLAGTDEVIGLLKRCLREPYGFDDLEVRSLRDGAAVSPWESVMAVTGPYAAFAHLETLYLGLLTRRTRIATNTRAVVEAAWPKPVIFFPARFDLWSVQEGDGWAARLAGAEGVSTDAQGAWWAGEGSGTVPHALIACFGGDTVAAARAMADHLPDDVPVVATVDFDNDSVSTALEVAEALGSRLWGVRLDTSSTMIDASVVGHMGSFDPRGVNAQLVRNVRGALDGAGLDRIRIVASGGFTRDKVARFEADRVPVDAYGVGSSLLAGSFDFTADVVMVDGRNVAKAGRTRRDNSRMELVT from the coding sequence ATGAACTCCCAAAAACCCGGGTCAGGAGCGCCGCCGATCCCCCGGCGCGAGCGGCTGGATCCGGGAATCTTCGAGTTTCCGGAAGCCGATATCCGAGCGGGGCGCTACTCGGACAAATACTTCGTCCGCTCGGCCGAAATCGTCGGGACGCGGGATCCTCCCTCGGTCGTCGCCATGCAGGTCTTCCAGCGACGTGAGGCCGTGCTCGCCGGAACCGACGAGGTGATCGGGCTCCTCAAGCGTTGTCTGAGAGAACCCTACGGTTTCGACGACCTTGAGGTAAGGTCGCTTCGTGACGGCGCGGCCGTGTCGCCGTGGGAGAGCGTGATGGCGGTCACCGGGCCGTACGCCGCCTTCGCGCACCTGGAAACCCTTTACCTGGGGCTGCTCACGCGGCGGACTCGGATCGCCACCAACACTCGGGCGGTGGTCGAGGCCGCGTGGCCTAAGCCCGTCATTTTCTTCCCGGCGCGCTTCGATCTCTGGAGCGTCCAGGAGGGCGACGGCTGGGCCGCCCGCCTCGCGGGAGCCGAAGGCGTGTCCACCGACGCCCAGGGCGCATGGTGGGCCGGCGAAGGAAGCGGCACGGTACCGCACGCGCTGATCGCCTGCTTCGGCGGCGATACCGTGGCGGCGGCGCGGGCTATGGCCGACCACCTGCCGGACGATGTGCCGGTCGTGGCCACCGTGGACTTCGACAACGACAGCGTCTCGACCGCCCTGGAGGTGGCGGAGGCGCTCGGGAGCCGTCTATGGGGCGTTCGACTCGACACCAGCTCGACCATGATCGATGCCTCGGTCGTAGGTCATATGGGCAGCTTCGACCCGCGCGGCGTGAATGCTCAGCTCGTTCGCAACGTGCGCGGGGCCCTCGACGGAGCCGGCCTCGACCGGATCCGCATCGTGGCGTCGGGGGGGTTCACCCGCGACAAGGTCGCCCGCTTCGAAGCCGACCGGGTCCCAGTCGACGCTTACGGAGTCGGCTCGTCGCTCCTGGCCGGATCGTTCGATTTCACCGCGGACGTGGTCATGGTCGACGGAAGAAACGTCGCCAAGGCCGGACGGACTCGCCGCGACAACTCAAGGATGGAGCTAGTGACATGA
- a CDS encoding YncE family protein: protein MRLTPGPAASALLLVISVVPGAAQTGAEATYYAYVGAESADLIHRIRLDASGVEIDLTTQVGEMAVETEGPHGLRVSPDGEFLYMTTAHGVPDGKLWKFRAGPDTLVAEPTLLGNFPATLDLTPDGLYALVVNFNLHGEMVPSTVSVVYTPDLVEVDQIATCVMPHGLRVAPDGIFAYSNCMMDDEVVEIDTRTFSVSRRFSVARGEEGPKENYAVEILTGSTGLTRSGADRRAGHGGAREPTCSPTWVQPSVSGDRLFVACNKGNEILVIDRASWQLEGRMATGPGPYNLGVTPDGGVLISSLKTAGEVQFFDASSGEELARVPSTTTVTHGVAVTPDSRFVFVSVEGKGAEPGKVDVYELEGFTLVGSVAVGQQAGGIAFWKMEDRRIGSQFVRHLPSSDSPTFTREAVRPPGAPARSLGSRRQLRPRG, encoded by the coding sequence GTGCGCCTAACGCCCGGGCCGGCTGCTTCGGCCCTCCTCCTCGTCATCTCGGTCGTGCCGGGAGCGGCGCAGACCGGCGCGGAGGCGACCTACTACGCCTATGTGGGAGCCGAGTCCGCCGACCTCATCCACCGCATCAGGCTCGACGCCTCAGGCGTGGAGATCGACCTCACCACCCAGGTCGGCGAGATGGCGGTCGAGACCGAGGGGCCGCACGGGCTCAGGGTCTCGCCCGACGGCGAGTTCCTCTACATGACGACCGCCCACGGCGTCCCCGACGGCAAGCTGTGGAAGTTCCGGGCAGGGCCGGACACGCTCGTCGCGGAACCCACGCTGCTAGGCAACTTCCCGGCTACGCTCGACCTGACTCCGGACGGCCTCTACGCCTTGGTGGTCAACTTCAACCTCCACGGGGAAATGGTGCCTTCGACTGTCTCCGTGGTCTACACCCCGGATCTGGTCGAAGTGGACCAGATCGCGACCTGCGTCATGCCGCACGGGTTGAGGGTGGCGCCCGACGGCATCTTCGCCTATTCGAACTGCATGATGGACGACGAGGTCGTCGAGATCGACACGCGCACCTTCTCGGTCTCGCGCCGCTTCTCGGTCGCCCGGGGCGAAGAAGGTCCCAAGGAGAACTACGCGGTCGAGATTCTGACCGGGTCCACCGGCCTGACCCGCTCCGGCGCAGACAGGCGCGCCGGACACGGAGGCGCGCGCGAACCGACCTGCTCGCCCACCTGGGTGCAGCCATCCGTTTCCGGTGACAGGCTCTTCGTCGCCTGCAACAAGGGGAACGAGATACTGGTGATCGATCGCGCCTCCTGGCAGCTGGAGGGCAGGATGGCCACCGGCCCGGGACCCTACAACCTGGGGGTCACACCCGACGGCGGAGTTCTGATCTCGTCCCTCAAGACCGCCGGCGAGGTGCAGTTCTTCGACGCTTCGAGCGGCGAGGAGCTGGCGCGGGTGCCGTCCACCACCACCGTGACTCACGGGGTCGCCGTCACGCCCGACTCGCGATTCGTCTTCGTCAGCGTGGAAGGGAAGGGGGCCGAGCCCGGGAAGGTGGACGTCTACGAACTCGAAGGATTCACCCTGGTAGGGTCGGTGGCGGTCGGTCAGCAGGCCGGCGGGATCGCGTTCTGGAAGATGGAGGATCGAAGGATAGGCTCCCAGTTCGTCCGGCACTTGCCGTCCTCCGATTCTCCGACATTCACCCGCGAAGCTGTCCGCCCTCCGGGTGCGCCCGCCCGGTCGCTCGGTTCGCGGAGGCAGCTCCGCCCGCGTGGGTAA
- a CDS encoding cysteine hydrolase, whose translation MNADRSQDPKSSGVEPALVGWMVDAQVDFMDPAGRLYVRDLFDETDAGSAQVIPVLERVLAWMKENCDIIVFTGDWHGLEDAEIDPVAPDPAMNTYPPHCMGRSFDQNERAGAEIIEPLRPVNPLVLTHDSTPGDALAVAARAIAEQRSVFVRKTKFNVFDGNPGCEAFIAALEKTLARPLQFVVAGIARDVCMTQAVDGLLDRSYPVFALRDATWGLGLEPEETTLARWAERGSVITTHELDGLSRSLKNGRTSCA comes from the coding sequence ATGAACGCTGACCGTTCGCAGGATCCGAAATCGTCCGGAGTCGAACCCGCCCTCGTGGGGTGGATGGTCGACGCCCAGGTGGATTTCATGGATCCGGCCGGGCGTCTCTACGTACGCGACCTCTTCGACGAGACCGATGCGGGATCGGCCCAGGTGATTCCGGTGCTGGAGCGCGTGCTCGCCTGGATGAAGGAAAACTGCGACATCATCGTCTTCACCGGCGACTGGCATGGCCTGGAAGACGCCGAGATCGATCCGGTGGCCCCCGATCCCGCGATGAACACCTATCCCCCCCACTGCATGGGCCGGTCCTTCGACCAGAACGAGCGTGCCGGGGCCGAGATCATCGAGCCCCTGAGGCCGGTGAACCCGCTGGTACTGACCCACGACTCCACTCCGGGTGACGCCCTGGCCGTTGCCGCTCGCGCGATCGCCGAACAACGCAGCGTGTTCGTGCGCAAGACCAAGTTCAACGTCTTCGACGGCAATCCCGGGTGCGAAGCCTTCATCGCGGCCCTTGAGAAGACCTTGGCACGCCCGCTCCAGTTCGTCGTCGCCGGCATCGCGCGAGATGTCTGCATGACGCAGGCCGTGGACGGCCTCCTGGACCGCAGCTACCCGGTGTTCGCTCTCAGGGACGCCACCTGGGGGCTCGGTCTGGAACCCGAAGAGACGACTCTGGCGCGATGGGCGGAAAGGGGTAGCGTCATCACCACACACGAACTCGACGGGCTTTCGAGGTCCTTGAAGAACGGAAGGACTTCGTGCGCCTAA
- a CDS encoding adenine nucleotide alpha hydrolase, producing the protein MREPIAMCFSGGKDSMLALQALLRGDRYVVETLITTVTDAYDRVSMHGVRRSLVHAQAESLGIPLVEVSVPPESSNMVYERAMGREFDRQHATGIRRIAFGDIFLEDLREYRERQLASHGLKAVFPLWQRPSTRLARSFIRDGFEAVTVCVSLTMLDVSFTGRPFDADFLADLPGSADPCGENGEFHTFVSAGPILSRSIPVTRGEVVERDGFAFCDLESLA; encoded by the coding sequence ATGAGAGAGCCCATCGCGATGTGCTTCAGCGGCGGCAAGGACAGTATGCTGGCCTTGCAGGCCCTCTTGCGGGGGGACCGCTATGTTGTGGAGACGCTGATCACCACCGTGACCGACGCCTACGACCGAGTCAGCATGCACGGCGTACGGCGCTCGCTGGTGCATGCCCAAGCTGAATCGCTCGGCATCCCTCTGGTCGAGGTATCCGTGCCCCCCGAGTCCTCGAACATGGTCTACGAACGCGCCATGGGGCGCGAGTTCGACCGCCAGCATGCAACCGGCATCCGCCGGATCGCGTTCGGCGACATTTTCCTCGAGGACCTGCGAGAGTACCGTGAGCGACAGCTGGCATCCCACGGCCTCAAGGCGGTTTTCCCGCTCTGGCAGCGGCCCAGCACACGGCTGGCGAGATCGTTCATTCGGGACGGCTTCGAGGCGGTGACCGTGTGCGTCAGCCTGACCATGCTGGACGTTTCCTTCACCGGGCGTCCATTCGACGCCGACTTCCTGGCCGACCTGCCCGGGTCGGCGGACCCCTGCGGCGAGAACGGCGAATTCCACACCTTCGTCAGCGCCGGACCCATCCTTTCCCGTTCCATCCCGGTCACGCGCGGCGAGGTGGTGGAGCGCGACGGATTCGCATTCTGCGACCTGGAGTCCTTGGCTTGA
- a CDS encoding aminodeoxychorismate/anthranilate synthase component II, translating into MLLVIDNYDSFTFNLAQYLGEQGKSPHVVRNDALDATELAELRPSHVVVSPGPCTPGDAGVSIEAFRRLGRTGTPMLGVCLGHQALGEAFGGRTIRARRTMHGRVGRIRHDGSGIFRGLPSPFTAARYHSLVSDSKSLPDELVAVAWSDESDDRDEVQAMRHRELPLWGVQFHPESLFSDHGRDLLRAFLELQRSGNECTRRG; encoded by the coding sequence ATGCTCCTCGTAATCGACAACTACGACTCCTTCACCTTCAATCTGGCGCAGTACCTGGGTGAACAGGGCAAGTCGCCGCATGTGGTGCGGAACGACGCTCTCGACGCCACCGAGCTCGCGGAGCTCCGCCCGTCACACGTCGTGGTCTCGCCCGGACCGTGCACCCCTGGGGACGCCGGTGTCAGCATCGAGGCCTTTCGCAGACTGGGGCGCACCGGCACGCCCATGCTCGGGGTATGCCTGGGGCATCAGGCCCTGGGCGAGGCGTTCGGCGGACGGACGATCAGGGCCCGGCGGACCATGCACGGCAGGGTGGGCAGGATCCGACATGACGGCAGCGGCATCTTTCGCGGCCTTCCCTCGCCCTTCACCGCCGCCCGCTACCACTCGCTCGTATCCGACTCGAAATCCCTGCCCGATGAGCTCGTGGCCGTGGCTTGGAGCGACGAGAGCGACGACCGGGACGAGGTGCAGGCCATGCGCCACCGCGAACTTCCGCTGTGGGGAGTGCAGTTCCACCCCGAGTCCCTCTTCAGCGACCACGGAAGGGATCTGCTGCGCGCCTTCCTGGAGCTCCAGCGGTCCGGGAACGAATGCACCAGGCGGGGCTGA